One Glycine max cultivar Williams 82 chromosome 4, Glycine_max_v4.0, whole genome shotgun sequence DNA segment encodes these proteins:
- the LOC100808086 gene encoding uroporphyrinogen-III synthase, chloroplastic isoform X1: MPHFSLSPLSCAPSPLPPRRRIFLAPPRTAASSATDAASSSTSSSASNFAPKVVVTRERGKNAKLIAALAKHEINCLELPLIEHIQGPDLGRLPSVLGDNAFDWVVITSPEAGSVFLEAWRSSGMPHVKIGVVGAGTASIFKEALQSSNRSIDIAFVPSKATGKVLATELPKIGNKCTVLYPASAKASNEIEEGLSNRGFEVTRMNTYTTVPVQHVDHTVLKIALAAPVVTVASPSSIRAWKNLLSDSEWNNSVACIGETTATMARSLGFTNVYYPAQPGIEGWVESILEALGSYDELLR; this comes from the exons ATGCCCCATTTTTCTCTCTCCCCTCTCTCCTGTGCACCTTCTCCTCTCCCACCTCGCCGCCGAATCTTTCTCGCTCCTCCCCGAACCGCCGCATCTTCCGCCACCGACGCCGCTTCCTCTTCTACTTCCTCTTCCGCTTCGAATTTCGCTCCCAAAGTCGTCGTCACCAGAGAGCGCGGCAAGAACGCCAAGCTTATCGCCGCTCTG GCTAAACATGAAATCAATTGTTTGGAGCTTCCTCTCATTGAGCACATTCAAGGACCTGATTTAGGCAGGCTTCCTTCTGTATTAGGTG ACAATGCATTTGATTGGGTTGTGATAACGTCTCCAGAGGCAGGTTCTGTCTTTCTAGAGGCATGGAG ATCTTCTGGGATGCCTCATGTCAAAATAGGTGTTGTTGGGGCTGGTACTGCAAGCATTTTCAAGGAAGCTTTGCAGTCTTCAAACCGATCAATTGATATTGCCTTTGTGCCATCAAAAG CAACAGGAAAGGTTTTGGCTACTGAGCTTCCTAAGATTGGAAATAAATGCACCGTTCTCTATCCTGCTTCTGCAAAGGCTAGCAATGAGATTG AGGAAGGACTTTCAAACCGTGGATTTGAGGTTACTAGGATGAATACATATACAACG GTGCCAGTTCAACATGTTGACCATACGGTTCTAAAGATAGCACTTGCTGCCCCTGTTGTTACAGTAGCTTCACCATCTTCTATTCG TGCCTGGAAGAATCTTCTTTCAGATTCTGAGTGGAACAATTCTGTTGCATGCATTGGTGAGACAACTGCTACAATGGCAAGAAGTTTAGGTTTCACAAATGTGTACTATCCAGCACAACCAGGCATCGAAGG CTGGGTAGAAAGCATTCTTGAAGCATTAGGTTCCTATGATGAATTATTGAGGTAG
- the LOC100808086 gene encoding uroporphyrinogen-III synthase, chloroplastic isoform X2 produces MPHFSLSPLSCAPSPLPPRRRIFLAPPRTAASSATDAASSSTSSSASNFAPKVVVTRERGKNAKLIAALAKHEINCLELPLIEHIQGPDLGRLPSVLGDNAFDWVVITSPEAGSVFLEAWRSSGMPHVKIGVVGAGTASIFKEALQSSNRSIDIAFVPSKATGKVLATELPKIGNKCTVLYPASAKASNEIEEGLSNRGFEVTRMNTYTTVPVQHVDHTVLKIALAAPVVTVASPSSIRELIMFGFNMSIRCKGDSCVKLDASNDCFILTILGCCFCPFVNQAS; encoded by the exons ATGCCCCATTTTTCTCTCTCCCCTCTCTCCTGTGCACCTTCTCCTCTCCCACCTCGCCGCCGAATCTTTCTCGCTCCTCCCCGAACCGCCGCATCTTCCGCCACCGACGCCGCTTCCTCTTCTACTTCCTCTTCCGCTTCGAATTTCGCTCCCAAAGTCGTCGTCACCAGAGAGCGCGGCAAGAACGCCAAGCTTATCGCCGCTCTG GCTAAACATGAAATCAATTGTTTGGAGCTTCCTCTCATTGAGCACATTCAAGGACCTGATTTAGGCAGGCTTCCTTCTGTATTAGGTG ACAATGCATTTGATTGGGTTGTGATAACGTCTCCAGAGGCAGGTTCTGTCTTTCTAGAGGCATGGAG ATCTTCTGGGATGCCTCATGTCAAAATAGGTGTTGTTGGGGCTGGTACTGCAAGCATTTTCAAGGAAGCTTTGCAGTCTTCAAACCGATCAATTGATATTGCCTTTGTGCCATCAAAAG CAACAGGAAAGGTTTTGGCTACTGAGCTTCCTAAGATTGGAAATAAATGCACCGTTCTCTATCCTGCTTCTGCAAAGGCTAGCAATGAGATTG AGGAAGGACTTTCAAACCGTGGATTTGAGGTTACTAGGATGAATACATATACAACG GTGCCAGTTCAACATGTTGACCATACGGTTCTAAAGATAGCACTTGCTGCCCCTGTTGTTACAGTAGCTTCACCATCTTCTATTCG AGAGTTGATCATGTTTGGATTCAATATGTCAATTCGATGTAAAGGGGATTCATGTGTTAAACTTGATGCGTCCAATGACTGTTTCATACTCACTATCCTGGGATGCTGTTTTTGTCCCTTTGTTAATCAAGCGTCATAA